Within Sorangiineae bacterium MSr11367, the genomic segment CGAGGTAGAGCGCGATGCGGCCGTCGCTCTGGCTCTGGCCGGAGGCCTCGATGCCTGCCCAGGTGACCTCGCCCGATGCGCAGAGCGCGTCGAGATCCCACGGGCGGAAGCCCTCGACGCGTGCAGGGAGGATTTCACTCTCGAGCACGGAGGCCGGCAGCGGGCAGCCTTCGAGCTGCGCGACGGCTGCGAGCAGCGCCTCCGGGCCGCGGCGTCTGCGCCCCACGCCTTGCCATGCGGGGAGGAAGCGACCGAGCGCGTCGGCGTCGACCGGCTCCACCTCGCGCCGCAGCCGCGCGAGCGCCTTGCGCCGCAGGGTGCGAAGGACCTCGGCGTCGCAAAACTCGTTCGTGTCTTCGCGCCCGATGGTGAAAGCGCCTTGCACGACGCGCCCTTCGGCGATAAGGCGCTCCAAGGTGACGATGGCCACGGCGGGCCCCCAGCCGAATCGTTGGGCCACGGCCTCCGCGGTGAAAGGGCCGTGCGTGCGTGCGTAGCGCGCCACGAGATCCCCCACGGGATCGCCCACCGACTCGAGCAGCTCGAACGCGATGCCCCGCGGCAGCACGGCGCCCACGGCATCGCGCAGGCGCGGGGCGTCCTCGATGGCCGCGTAGCGCTTTTGGCCCGCGATCTCCACGGCGATCACCCGTCGCGTGGTGACCAGCTCCTCGAGCCACTCGGCGGCTGCCGAGGACCCGCTCGCGGGGCCGTCCTTGCCCACCGCTGCATCGGGGTCGAGCCGTGCGTTGACCTCGTCGAGCGTGAGATCGCCCACGGCGAGGAAGAGATCGTGCAGTCCATCGAGGTGGCGGACCGGGTAGGTGAGGTGCTGCAAGAAGCGCTCGTGCTCGCGCACCAGCTCCGGATCGAGCAGCTTGCGCAGCTCGTCGTCGCCCAGCAGCTCGCGAAGCTGCGCATGGTCGATGGTGAGCGCCTGCGCGCGCCGCTCGGCTACCGGCGCATCGTTCTCGTACATGAAGTTGCCCACGAACATGAACAGCAGCGACGCCGCGAAGGGCGAGGGGCGGTTCGTGTCGATGGTGGCAACATGCATCTTCCGCGTTTCGATGCGCCGGAGCACGTCGACGAGGCCCGGCAGGTCGAACACGTCGCGCAGGCATTCACGGTACGTCTCGAGCAAGATGGGAAAGCTCGGAAAGCGGGAGGCGACGCTCAGCAGATCGCGTGCGCGCCGGCGCTGTGCCCAGAGCGGGGTGCGCTTGCCGACTTGGCGCCGCGGAAGGAGCAGCGCCCGCGCGGCGTTTTCGCGGAAGCGCGCGGCGAAGAGGGCGCTCTGTCCGAGGGCCCCGGTGACCAATTCCTCCACGCTTTCCGACGGCGGGAGAAAGAGCTCGGTGGGCGGTGGTTCGTCGGTGCCGGTCACGCGGAAGACGATGCCGTCGTCGTTGAAGATGACGTCCGCCTCGCCGCCATGCTCCGCCCGCAGCCGTGCGATGACGCACGTGGCCCAGGGCGCGTGCACGCGCGAACCGAAGGGGCTCAAGATGGAAATGCGGAAGTCGCCCACTTCGTCCACGAACCGCTCGATGATCAAGGCGCGATCGGTGGGAACGTCGCCGGCGAAGTCGATCTGGTCGCGCACGTACTGAACGCAGCTCTGGGCGGCCGGTTCGTCGAGGCCGTGTTTCTTCACGAGGCGTGAGGCCGCGGCCTCGGGCTCCAAGCGGGCCACGGTGCGGGTCAACTCACCGATGGCATCGCCGAAGGCGCGCGAGCGGCCCGCGCGATCGCCGCGCCAGAAAGGCATCTTGCCGGGATGGCCCGCGGCGGGGGAGACGAGCACCTTCTCGGTGGTGATTTCCTCCACGCGCCACGACGAGGCGCCGAGAAGGAAGATTTCGCCCGGGCGAAGCTCGTAGACCATCTCTTCATCGAGCTCGCCCACGCGCCGGCCGGAGCCTTCGCCGTCGGCCAAGAAGACGCCGTACAACCCGCGATCCGGGATGGTGCCGGCGTTGGCGACGGCCAGGGCCTGCGCGCCCGTGCGCGCGGTGAGCTTGCCGCTCTTGCGGTCCCACGTGAGGCGCGGGCGCAGGCCGGCAAACTCGTCGGAGGGGTAGCGCCCCGAGAGCATGTCCAGCACGCCGTCGAAGGCCGAACGCGGGAGCTCGGCGAACGGCGCCGCCTTGCGCACTAGCGTGTAGAGCGCCTCGGCGGTCATGGTATCGAGCGAGACGATGGCGACGATCTGCTGCGCGAGCACGTCCAGCGGGGAACGCGGGTAGAAGGTCTCCTCGACGTCGCCCGCGCGCATGGCGGCGCTGGCCGCGGCGCACGCGAGAAGATCGGCGCGGTGCTTGGGAATGAGCACGCCGGTGGAGATGCCCTCGACATGGTGGCCTGCGCGTCCGACGCGCTGAATGCCGGAGGCAATCGACGGAGGTGCCTCGATTTGAACGACCAGGTCGACCGCGCCCATGTCGATGCCCAGTTCGAGCGACGACGTGGCGACGATGGCCGGGAGCTCGCCGTACTTGAGGCGCTCCTCGATGGCGGTGCGCTTGTCGAGTGCCAACGAGCCGTGGTGCGCGAGCGCCATCTCGGTGCCCGCGCGCTCGTTGAGGGCGGCCGCGAGGCGCTCGGCCAGGCGACGGCTGTTGACGAACACCATGGTGGAGCGATGCTGGCCGATGAGCGCGAGCAGCCGCTCGTGCACCTCGGGCCAGACCGACCGTGTCGCGCCCCCGTCCATGGCGGTCGCCCCGCCCATCTGCGGCGCCTCGACGCGCAGCTCGATGCGCTTTGGTTCGCTCGCATCGACGATGGTCACGGGGCGCGGCTTCTCACCCGCACTGAATCCGCCCAGGAGCCGCGACACCTCTTCGAGTGGGCGCTGCGTCGCGGAAAGACCGATACGTTGGATGGGGGCGCGCTTCTCTCGTGAAGCCGCGGACTGCGCGCGCAACGCCTCGAGCCGCTCGAGCGAGAGCGCGAGGTGTGCGCCCCGCTTCGTCGGTGCGAGCTGATGGATCTCGTCCAAGATCACGGTTTGGACGTCCGCCAGGATGGTGCGCGCCGCCGATGTGAGCATCAAGTAGAGCGACTCCGGCGTCGTGATGAGGATGTCCGGCGGGTGCCGTTTCATCCGCGCGCGCTCGGCCGGCGTGGTGTCGCCCGTGCGCACGACCACGGTGGGCTCGTGCACCACCGTTTCGCGCTGCCGGGCCTCTTCGAGGACGCCCGCGAGCGGGCGCTCGAGGTTCTTCTGCACGTCGACCGCGAGGGCCTTCAGCGGAGAGATGTAAAGTACACGGATGCCGCGCTGGGGCGTTCGCGTGGGCATGCGCGAAATGGTTTGCTTGCCCGACGATGGCGGCGACGGCGGGGTCGTCCACATCAGCGCATCGATGGCCCAGAGAAACGCGGCCAGCGTTTTGCCGGAGCCGGTGGGGGCCAGGAGCAAGGTGGACTCGCCCCGCGCGATGGGGCCCCAGCTCAGAGCTTGCGCACGAGTCGGCTTACCGAGCGCCCGCTCGAACCACGCGCGCACGGGCTCATGAAACGGCTCCAAGGCTGTTTCGCGGTCGTCGCGGGTGTGGACCCGGGTCGTGAGGCGCTTCGGCACGGCCGAAACATACTTGGGCCTTTGTCTCCGATGCGCCAGAGAGAACGGACGCGCTCCGCGCTTCTGGTGACGGCATGGTTGTTGGTCTTGGAGGGGCGCGGCTCGGCACCTATATTCGTGGGATGCGACCCGTGAACGTCTTCGGTGATTCGGCGAAGTTTCGACAGAACATCGAGATCGGCCCGCACCTTCTCCACGCCGACGAACCGACGGAGCTGGGCGGGGAGGACGCCGGGCCCGAGCCGCACGAGTTTCTTCTGGCCGCGCTCGGCGCTTGCACATCGATGACGGTAAAGATGTACGCGGAGCGAAAAAACTATCCCCTGACGTCCGTTCGCGTCGAGCTGCGCGGTGACAAGACGGCCGACGCCTTCATCATCCACCGAGAACTCTTCCTCGAGGGCGAGTTGTCCGAAGCCGAACGCGCCCGCTTGCTCGAAATTGCGGAAAAGTGCCCGGTGCACAAGACACTGTCGAACACGATCCGCATCGAGACGAAGCTCGGCTAACCCCGCCGAGCCCCGCGAGATCCGCTACGCGAGGACGTCGTTTTCCGCGACGCCGCGACCGAGGTACCAGTCGCTCGCGCGGACGGCTTTTCGACCTTCGAGCTGCACCGTCACGAGCTCCAAGGCGCCTTCGCCCGCGGCCACGACGACTTGCGTTTTGTCGGCCAGGATGACTGTGCCCGGGGCGGCGCCCGGTCGCGAAAAGTCGGAAACGCGCGTGGCGTGGATCTTCACCTTCTTGTCGCCCAGCATGGCGATGGCGCCGGGCCATGGATTGACGCCGCGCACGTGGTCGTGCACGCGGCGCGCAGGGAGGGTGAAGTCGATTTTGCCTTCCTCTTTCTTCAGCGGAGGGGCCAATGTTGCCTGGGCATCATCTTGCTTCTCCGGCAGAAAGTCTCCGCGGATGTAGCCCGCAAAGCTCGAACGGAGCGCGTCTGCGCCAATGCGCGCCATCCGCTCGCCGAGCTCGGCCGCGGTCTCGTTCTCGCCGACCGCGGTCGGGAACTTGGCAATCATGTTGCCGGTGTCCATGCCCTCGTCGAGTTGCATCAAGGTGATGCCCGTCTCGGTTTCCCCGGCCATGACCGCGCGCGCGATGGGGGCCGCGCCGCGGTACTTCGGCAAGAGCGACGCGTGCACGTTGAGGCACCCGAGGCGCGGGCCCGCGAGCACGTCCGACGGCAAAATGCGTCCGTAGGCAACGACCACCGCGACGTCGACGGCCTGCGCGCGCACCCACGCACCGAACGCACCGGTTCTCAATTTGGTGGGCTGCACCACGGGAATGCCCAGCTCCGTGGCGCGTACCTTCACGGGCGGCGGCGTGAGCGTGAGCCCGCGCCCCACCGGGCGATCTGGCTGGCAAACGACGCCGACGACCGTGGCCACCTCGGTGAGGGCCTCGAGGCAGGGGACCGAAAAGCCAGGGGTTCCGAAAAAGATGGTGCGTATCGTCGTCACTATTTACCAACCTCGATATCGACTTTGGGTCCGCTGAGCTCGTGATCCGTGCCCTCCATCACGTGCACGAGCGGTGTGGCAATGCGAAGTTGGTATTTGCCCGCGGGGAGCGGGCCGGCCGGTTTGCGCGGATAGCCCACCTCGACGGGGGTGCCCTTGTACTTCTCCGGCGCCCACTTCGTGCGGACGGCGTCCCATCCGAGCTTCACGCGCGCGATGCCAAAGGGGCTGATGATGACCCGCGCGGTGCTCTGCGGTGAAGGCAGCCGCTCCGTCGCGTCCTTCGGCGGGGGCGGCGGATCGCCCTTGGGCACGTCGACCCGTTTGCCCTTGGCGTCGTACGCCTCCACCGTGAAGCGGGGCACCGGGTCGATCATGAAGTCGAGCGCCAGGGGCAACTGCCCCTTGTTGGTGTAGGTGACCACCACGTCCACGTGCGAACCGGGCGTGATCTTTTTGGAGCCGAGGTTGACCTTCACCTCGAGCACCTTGGCGACTTCTTGGTACTTCGCGTCCTTGTCCGTCTCGATTTCGCAAACTTTTTGGATCAGCGCCGTGTCGAGATCGATGTCGCGTCCCGTGCACACCGCGCGGGTCGTGGTGACCTCCGGCTCCCCCTGGGGCGCGGCGGGGGCGCCCGCGTCGGCCAGCTGCGCGATGGCGGAAGATGACTCCGAGGTCGCACCGGCAGAGGATGCGGGCGGGGCCTCGTTCGAACCTCCGCAGCCGAACATGGCGACGATGCCGGACGAGAGCAGGACAGCAGTGGCGACTCGGTTCATGGCGGTCATCCTAAGTTGCGTCAGCGAATGCAGTTCTGAAATTCCTCCATGGCACGCGCTTTCATGGCGCAACTGTATTGCCCTTTGGTCAAGTCACGGAGGCACGCTTCCTTCATGCCTTTGTAGTTGGGATCCGATGCCACGGTGGATTTGATCATGTTGCGGGCGTCGTCCAGCTCCTTGCCGCTCATCCCTTTGAGCGGGGCGCCCTCGCCGGTGACCACCACGTCGATGTATCGATCCATCAACTGGTCGCATTCGGCCTTGTTGAGCGGGCCGCCGCCTTTGGCGCTGCCCTTTGGCGTGCTGCCGGAGGCCACGCTTCCCTTCGAGCCGGCTTTCGATCCACCCTTCGAGCTGCTTTTGGACGGGGTCGAGGTGGCGGGCGCGGAAGGAAAGGGCGCCTCGTCCTCCGCATCGCGTGCAGGTGCAGGGGCGGGCGTCAGAGCACCGGCCGTCACGTCCTCGCCTTTTTCCGGATCCGGACGGCGGGACTCACGTTTTTGCGACTCGGTGCCCATGGGCACCTCTTCTGTGCGGGGCGGCGGGGTGGACTTGCCGCAAGCGACGAGAAAACCAGCCACGAGGGCGATGGGCAAAAGACGCGACATCATCGCCGGACAGTTTAGCTTCTTTTTGCCCCAACCGACAGCCTGCGCGAGGTGGACCTAGTCGAGGCACGCTTCCCAGTCGTTCGGGGTTTTGGCCTGCATCGCGCAGTCGTATTCGTGGCGTCGCACCTCCGACTCGCACTTGCCTTGCACTTGGGCGAAGCTTTTCTCGCCCCTGCGGATCGCGCGCTTCATCTCGCGGGCGGCCTCGCGCTGTGCGGGGGTGAGGCGGGCGAGCTCCGGATCGGCGTCGATGGTCATGTCGATGTACCGGTCCAACATCTCCGTGCATTGTGCACGCGTTGCGGCGCGGTCGCGCAAGAGGAGGACGAGGCCGACGAGGAGGAGCACGCCGGCGGCACCGGCACCGATGGCGGTGAGGCGGCCGCGGGAGCGGTTGCGTGAACGGAGCATCATTCTCGCGCGGCTGCAGGGAAGAATGGTGCGAGCGCGAAGGCGAACTGCATGGCCACGAGCTTCTTTCCGCGCACCGCCACGTGCGAATCCGCAATGGCTTCGTCCGGCCCGAGCTTGCCGGCGAGGAGCTTCTCGAACACCGACACCCGTGTCTCGATGACCGCGTCCGAGGCGGCGTCCTTGAGCGCGTGCTTTTTGGCCCCGCCCGCCGAGATGACCAGGTTGCCTGCGCCGCCCTCGAAGTCGACCAGGCCGAGCTCGATCTTGCCGGTGGCCTGGGAGAGGCGTTTCAGTACCCGCGGATCGGTGATGAGCTTGACACCTTGGGCCGGCTCGAAGGTTGGGGCAAAGCGGCGTGGGCCGCTCCAATCCTCCAGGAAAAAAGCCAGCGCGGCGTATTCTCCGGCGATCCACAAGTGGGCCTGGACGTCGGCCGACGCGTCGCCCTGTTTCACGGAGATTTCGCGCCCGCGAATCGTGTACGCGTAACGCGTGCTGTCCGTGCCGGGGCCTTCCATCCGAATGGCGACGACGTACTCGCCTGCGCTCGGGTCCGCCGGAACGAGGCGGCGGTGGGCCTCGGGCAAGACGTCTTCGAAGAACGACTCGACGCTCGTGCCGGCGGGAAGGTTTTGAGGTAACATCGCGCTCCTTCCATAGCGCTCTCTCATGCCCTCCGACCAGCCATTGCTCGCCACCAATCCGTTTTCTGGTTCGAAAGAACCCCTCCGCATTCTGCTCTGCGAAAACGTTCATTCGAGTTCGCACGAAGCCTTCTCCGCAGCCGGCCTGCAGATCGAGAGCATTTCCTATGCTCCCACTGAGGAAGAGCTGCGTGAACGTCTGCGCGACGTGCACGTCTTGGGCATCCGTAGCAAGACGCACGTGCGCTCCTCGACCTTGGCGTACGCCGACAAGCTGCTCTCCATCGGATGCTTTTGCATCGGCACCAACCAGGTCGACCTGGCGGATGCGAATCGCCGGGGCCTACCGGTGTTCAACGCGCCGTTCAGCAACACGCGCAGCGTGGCCGAGATGATCTTGGCGGAGGTGGTCATGCTGGCCCGCCAGCTCGGCGACCGTTCGCGCGAGGTGCACGAGGGCCGGTGGCGCAAGGTTTCCAGCGGCTGCTACGAGGTGCGCGGCAAGACGCTCGGCATCGTGGGCTATGGCCATATCGGCACCCAAGTGAGCATTCTGGCCGAGGCCTTCGGCATGCGCGTCCTCTATTACGATATTGCAACGAAGCTGCCCATCGGCAACGCGCGCTCCGTGGCATCGTTGGCGGAGCTGCTGGCGAACTCGGATTACGTGACCTTGCACGTGCCGGCCACGCGCGACACGACGAAGATGATCGGCGCCAGCGAGCTCGCGGGTATGAAGCGCGGCGGGTATCTGCTGAACGCCAGCCGCGGGCAAGTGGTGGACATCGGCGCGCTCGCCGCGTCGATTCGCGACAAGCACCTCGGCGGCGCCGCGGTGGACGTGTACCCCGAGGAGCCCGAGTCCAACGGCGACCAATTCGCCAGCGAATTGCGCGGCCTCCCCAACGTGATCCTCACGCCGCACGTCGGCGGGTCCACGGAGGAAGCGCAGGAGTCCATCGGGCGCGAGGTCTCCATTGCGTTGACCAAGTTCGTCACCGCGGGAACCACCACGGGCTCGGTGAATTTTCCGACCGTCGAGCTTCCGCAAGTCGGCGGCACCCACCGCGTCCTCAACGTGCACCGCAACGTGCCCGGCGTTCTGCGCGACATCAACCGCATCGTGTCGGACCGCAACGCGAACATCCACAGCCAGGTCCTCTCGACCGATGCCAACATCGGTTACCTGATCATGGACCTCGACCAAGACGTCTCCGCCGACGTGTGCCGCGACGTGGCCGCATTGTCCACGAACATCCGCACGCGCATCAGCAATTAGAGATCAACCGCCAAGGACGCCAAGGACGTTGATGGGGGAGTGTCGAAGAACACTCCCCTAAATCCTTTGGCGTTCTTGGCGTCTTGGCGGTTCAAAACTAATCGATGACCTTGCCCGGGTTCAGAATGCCCTTGGGGTCGAAGACGCCTTTGATACCGCGCAGGAGGGCCATTTCTTCGGGGGAGCGGGTGAAGTGGAGGTAGTCCTTTTTCAAGAGGCCAATCCCGTGTTCGGCGGAGATGCTGCCCCGGTGGGCGCGTACGACGGCGAACAGGTCGAGGTCGCGCTTTTTGGCGTCGCGTAGGAATTCCTCTTTGGAGACGGCGTCGGGTTTCATCACGTTGACGTGCAAGTTGCCGTCGCCGATGTGGCCGAAGAGGCATATCTCCAAACCGGGATAGCGCGCGGTGAAGACGCGCTCGAACTCGGCGCAGAACGACTCCAGGGAGGCGATGGGGAGGGCTACGTCGTTCTTGTGCGGTAGCCCGGTGGCGGAAAGGCTCTCGCTGATGCCCTCGCGCAGTTGCCAGAGGGCGGCGGCCTCCGAGGAATGCTGCGCCAACGTTCCGTCGGTCACGAGGCCGCGCTCGAAGAGGGAGGAGAGCCAAGGTTCGAGCGCGTCGGTGCTGGGCGCGCCCTCCAGCTCGAGCAACACGTAGAACGGGCTCGGGGTGCCGAAGGGCGGCCGCACGGCGCGGTGGCGCGTAAGGCGCTCGAGGCACGGCTGCGTGAAGAACTCGTACGCTGAGATGAGGTACGGCGTCTGCTTCACCTCGCGAAAGAGGTGAAGCACGGCGGCCAGGTCGTCGACGGCGAAGAGGAACACGTCGAGCTTCCCGGGGCGGCGCGAAAGCTTCAACGTCGCCTCGGTGATGACGCCGAGGGTGCCTTCGCTGCCGATGAAGAGCTGCCTCAGGTCGGCGCCCGTGTTGTTCTTTTCCAGCGCGCCGCCCAACTCGAGCACCTGCCCATTGGCCAGGACGACCTGGAGGCCGAGCACCCATTGGCGGGTGAGGCCATATCGGATCACTTTGACGCCGCCGGCGTTGGTCGCGATGTTGCCACCCACCTGGCTCGAGCCCTTGGACGCGAAGTCGACGGGCCACGTCAGCCCGTGCGGCTCGCAGTGGGCATGCACCGCCTCGGTGATCGCGCCGGCCTGCACGCGCACGGTGTTGCCCACCGTATCGACCGGATCCATGCGGCGCATGCGCGCGAGCGACAGCACGAGTTCCCCTTTGGCGGCGACGGCGCCGCCCGAGAGGCCGGTGCGTCCGCCGGAGGGGACCACGGGGAGGCCGTGTTCATTGCAGAATGCAAGTATCGCGGAGACGTCCTCCGTGGTGCGCGGGAGCGCGAGCGCAGAGGGATCCGGCGCATGGACCCGCGTAAAATCGCGGCCGTACTCCATGAGCTCCGCGCGATCGCGGGTGACGATGCCGGGAAAGCGTTGCTCGAGCTCGCTCCAAAGATCGGACATGGCGCGCATGATAGCGCTCTCTCTCGTTCCCCCTTAGCTTTACTGCGAGAGGTCACGTTCCGAATCGACTAGCGGCGAATGTAGGGCGCCGGCCTCGCCGGGATTGTTTGCTGCCGCGGTTCGACTTGAGCGACGAGCTAGATTCGAAACGTAAATTTTCCACAGTGGCGTTAGCATCGCGTTCATGGAACGCGCCATCAACTTCAATGCTGGTCCCGCCGCCCTTCCACTAGCCGCGCTGGAGCGCGCCCGCGACGAGTTGCTCGACTTCGCCGGCACCGGCATGAGCGTGATGGAGCACAGTCACCGCGGCAAAGACTACGAACGGGTCCACGATGAGGCTATCGGGCTATTGCGCGAGACGGCCGGCATTGGCGACGACACCGAGGTGCTCTTCATCCAGGGCGGTGCGTCGCAGCAGTTTGCTCAGATACCGCTGAACTTTTTGCCCGATGGCGGTTCGGCCGACTACGTCGTTCATGGCGCGTGGGGCGAGAAGGCGTTGTCCGAGGCGCAAGCGGCCACGAAGTGGTCCGGCGGCAAGGTGCGCGTGGCGGCGACCACGGCGCAGGGCAAGCAGTACACGCGCGTGCCGTCGCCCTCCGAGCTCCAGCTGGATCCGAAGGCGGCCTACGTGCACCTGACGAGCAACGAGACCATCCACGGCGTGCAGTTCCACGACTTCCCCGAGACGGGGAAGGTGCCGCTCGTCTGTGACATGTCGAGCGATTTTCTATGGCGAAAGACCGACCTCTCGCGCTTCTCGTTCGTCTATGCGGGCGCGCAGAAGAACGTGGGCCCTTCGGGCATCGTCATCGTGCTCGCCAAGAAGGACTTCATCGCGCAGGGCCGCAAGGATCTGCCCAAGATTTTCCAATACCGCACGGTGGCGGAGAACAACTCGCTCTACAACACGCCGCCGACGTTCGCGATTTACCTGATTCGCAACGTCCTCCTCTGGATCAAGGAGAGCGGCGGGCTTTCGCACGTGGAGGCGCAGAATCGGAAGAAGGCCGCGTTGATTTACGGCGTCCTCGACGAGAACGCGGGCTTCTACGCGGCGCCCGTGGAGAAGGCGAGCCGCTCGACGATGAACATCGTCTTCCGTCTTCCGTCCGAGGAGCACGAGACGCGCTTCCTCGCGGAGGCCAAGAAGCTTCGCATGGTCGGCCTCAAAGGCCACCGCTCCGTGGGCGGCATCCGCGCTTCGCTCTACAACGCCGTCAGCCTGGAATGGACAACCGCGCTGGCCGACTTCATGCGCGACTTCGCCAAGCGCGGCTAAGACCAAGAAAAGAAATTCACAGGAAGACGGGAAGACGGGAAGGAATGAGAATTGTTTTGGGGATTCCAGTTGGCCCAGTGGGCTGAATTGGAAACCTCAAAACCTTCCCGTCTTCCCGTCTTCCTGTGAATTCTCTTCTTTAGTTTTTCACTTCTTCTTCGGGGTCGTTGCCGCTTTGACGGCGCGCTCGATGGCGTCGGCGAGGTCGGCGGGGACGGCGTCGCCGCGGCCCCATTGATCGGCCTTGACCAACGTCGTCTGGGCAGCGCGCGCGACCTTGGCGCGGCGGCCGCGTCCGAGGGTGCGGAACGCGTTCTGCGAATCGGTGGTGGGGGCGTGGACGGACGGCTGAAGGAATCCTCGCATTGGGCAAATCTCCTGAAAGGGGATGGGGTATACAGCCCCCTCCGGCAAAAGTCGATGGCTGTTGCTCTCAGCGCAACGTGAAGGAACAGTCCGCCGACGGCTTTACGTCGAGACGATTTTCGGCCGGGTTGGACGCGTCGAACACCAG encodes:
- a CDS encoding DEAD/DEAH box helicase; this translates as MPKRLTTRVHTRDDRETALEPFHEPVRAWFERALGKPTRAQALSWGPIARGESTLLLAPTGSGKTLAAFLWAIDALMWTTPPSPPSSGKQTISRMPTRTPQRGIRVLYISPLKALAVDVQKNLERPLAGVLEEARQRETVVHEPTVVVRTGDTTPAERARMKRHPPDILITTPESLYLMLTSAARTILADVQTVILDEIHQLAPTKRGAHLALSLERLEALRAQSAASREKRAPIQRIGLSATQRPLEEVSRLLGGFSAGEKPRPVTIVDASEPKRIELRVEAPQMGGATAMDGGATRSVWPEVHERLLALIGQHRSTMVFVNSRRLAERLAAALNERAGTEMALAHHGSLALDKRTAIEERLKYGELPAIVATSSLELGIDMGAVDLVVQIEAPPSIASGIQRVGRAGHHVEGISTGVLIPKHRADLLACAAASAAMRAGDVEETFYPRSPLDVLAQQIVAIVSLDTMTAEALYTLVRKAAPFAELPRSAFDGVLDMLSGRYPSDEFAGLRPRLTWDRKSGKLTARTGAQALAVANAGTIPDRGLYGVFLADGEGSGRRVGELDEEMVYELRPGEIFLLGASSWRVEEITTEKVLVSPAAGHPGKMPFWRGDRAGRSRAFGDAIGELTRTVARLEPEAAASRLVKKHGLDEPAAQSCVQYVRDQIDFAGDVPTDRALIIERFVDEVGDFRISILSPFGSRVHAPWATCVIARLRAEHGGEADVIFNDDGIVFRVTGTDEPPPTELFLPPSESVEELVTGALGQSALFAARFRENAARALLLPRRQVGKRTPLWAQRRRARDLLSVASRFPSFPILLETYRECLRDVFDLPGLVDVLRRIETRKMHVATIDTNRPSPFAASLLFMFVGNFMYENDAPVAERRAQALTIDHAQLRELLGDDELRKLLDPELVREHERFLQHLTYPVRHLDGLHDLFLAVGDLTLDEVNARLDPDAAVGKDGPASGSSAAAEWLEELVTTRRVIAVEIAGQKRYAAIEDAPRLRDAVGAVLPRGIAFELLESVGDPVGDLVARYARTHGPFTAEAVAQRFGWGPAVAIVTLERLIAEGRVVQGAFTIGREDTNEFCDAEVLRTLRRKALARLRREVEPVDADALGRFLPAWQGVGRRRRGPEALLAAVAQLEGCPLPASVLESEILPARVEGFRPWDLDALCASGEVTWAGIEASGQSQSDGRIALYLAENEPLLALPSKPCEGKVHARIRDLLTRRGAVFYKDMAREVGGFPGEIKDALWDMVWAGEVTNDTLEPLRSLQNARSSESSRRRPGAIGSMDLQRRGPPGTEGRWSLRSARAASPPPSPTAKRTALARALLERYGVVTREAVQAEHIAGGFSAVYDVFKAMEEAGKIRRGYFVAGQGAAQFALPGADERLRSFRSPEDDPRSFILAATDPANPYGAILPWPSLGLPGLPGQNAEAQRGGPKRTAGAWVVICDGKLLGYLGRGADSLLTFLPAHEPARGSAERALAEALGRLVDSGQRKVLFITTIDGISANTSNLASAFTRAGFRFTGLGFMRRRTLEYDGEEDA
- a CDS encoding OsmC family protein, encoding MRPVNVFGDSAKFRQNIEIGPHLLHADEPTELGGEDAGPEPHEFLLAALGACTSMTVKMYAERKNYPLTSVRVELRGDKTADAFIIHRELFLEGELSEAERARLLEIAEKCPVHKTLSNTIRIETKLG
- the fmt gene encoding methionyl-tRNA formyltransferase — translated: MTTIRTIFFGTPGFSVPCLEALTEVATVVGVVCQPDRPVGRGLTLTPPPVKVRATELGIPVVQPTKLRTGAFGAWVRAQAVDVAVVVAYGRILPSDVLAGPRLGCLNVHASLLPKYRGAAPIARAVMAGETETGITLMQLDEGMDTGNMIAKFPTAVGENETAAELGERMARIGADALRSSFAGYIRGDFLPEKQDDAQATLAPPLKKEEGKIDFTLPARRVHDHVRGVNPWPGAIAMLGDKKVKIHATRVSDFSRPGAAPGTVILADKTQVVVAAGEGALELVTVQLEGRKAVRASDWYLGRGVAENDVLA
- a CDS encoding SCP2 sterol-binding domain-containing protein gives rise to the protein MLPQNLPAGTSVESFFEDVLPEAHRRLVPADPSAGEYVVAIRMEGPGTDSTRYAYTIRGREISVKQGDASADVQAHLWIAGEYAALAFFLEDWSGPRRFAPTFEPAQGVKLITDPRVLKRLSQATGKIELGLVDFEGGAGNLVISAGGAKKHALKDAASDAVIETRVSVFEKLLAGKLGPDEAIADSHVAVRGKKLVAMQFAFALAPFFPAAARE
- the serA gene encoding phosphoglycerate dehydrogenase gives rise to the protein MPSDQPLLATNPFSGSKEPLRILLCENVHSSSHEAFSAAGLQIESISYAPTEEELRERLRDVHVLGIRSKTHVRSSTLAYADKLLSIGCFCIGTNQVDLADANRRGLPVFNAPFSNTRSVAEMILAEVVMLARQLGDRSREVHEGRWRKVSSGCYEVRGKTLGIVGYGHIGTQVSILAEAFGMRVLYYDIATKLPIGNARSVASLAELLANSDYVTLHVPATRDTTKMIGASELAGMKRGGYLLNASRGQVVDIGALAASIRDKHLGGAAVDVYPEEPESNGDQFASELRGLPNVILTPHVGGSTEEAQESIGREVSIALTKFVTAGTTTGSVNFPTVELPQVGGTHRVLNVHRNVPGVLRDINRIVSDRNANIHSQVLSTDANIGYLIMDLDQDVSADVCRDVAALSTNIRTRISN
- a CDS encoding FAD-binding oxidoreductase, coding for MSDLWSELEQRFPGIVTRDRAELMEYGRDFTRVHAPDPSALALPRTTEDVSAILAFCNEHGLPVVPSGGRTGLSGGAVAAKGELVLSLARMRRMDPVDTVGNTVRVQAGAITEAVHAHCEPHGLTWPVDFASKGSSQVGGNIATNAGGVKVIRYGLTRQWVLGLQVVLANGQVLELGGALEKNNTGADLRQLFIGSEGTLGVITEATLKLSRRPGKLDVFLFAVDDLAAVLHLFREVKQTPYLISAYEFFTQPCLERLTRHRAVRPPFGTPSPFYVLLELEGAPSTDALEPWLSSLFERGLVTDGTLAQHSSEAAALWQLREGISESLSATGLPHKNDVALPIASLESFCAEFERVFTARYPGLEICLFGHIGDGNLHVNVMKPDAVSKEEFLRDAKKRDLDLFAVVRAHRGSISAEHGIGLLKKDYLHFTRSPEEMALLRGIKGVFDPKGILNPGKVID
- the serC gene encoding 3-phosphoserine/phosphohydroxythreonine transaminase, producing the protein MERAINFNAGPAALPLAALERARDELLDFAGTGMSVMEHSHRGKDYERVHDEAIGLLRETAGIGDDTEVLFIQGGASQQFAQIPLNFLPDGGSADYVVHGAWGEKALSEAQAATKWSGGKVRVAATTAQGKQYTRVPSPSELQLDPKAAYVHLTSNETIHGVQFHDFPETGKVPLVCDMSSDFLWRKTDLSRFSFVYAGAQKNVGPSGIVIVLAKKDFIAQGRKDLPKIFQYRTVAENNSLYNTPPTFAIYLIRNVLLWIKESGGLSHVEAQNRKKAALIYGVLDENAGFYAAPVEKASRSTMNIVFRLPSEEHETRFLAEAKKLRMVGLKGHRSVGGIRASLYNAVSLEWTTALADFMRDFAKRG